The Macrobrachium nipponense isolate FS-2020 chromosome 24, ASM1510439v2, whole genome shotgun sequence genome segment CTTTACCCATAACCAAAATTACTAATAATGCTTCGATCCATCTTTGCCTCTTCAGACTTATCAGACTTTCTTCATCCACAGACATTCTTCAGCTCCAGACTTCCTACAGTGTCCTGCCTCCTTCCTTGCTTCACCTGTTATATAATTATTCTCTTTTCACATCTGAGTATCATCCATTACAGTAAGCACTAAATAACTGAATCCTCAATTCACAATAGTGCAGCACCATTACTAACTGATTACTCCATTTCAATGTGTTCCATATAGCCACATAACCGCTGTGTTGCACCTTCCAGTTCTTTCCTGTCTCTGCCACTTCTTGCCACTGTTACCAACTTCAGTGTTTCATCTGAAAAAAATTACCCACTCCAACCTCCATTTGGAAAACGCCATTTTTAACCCAATAAACTCGCACCCAGATCTGTTATCCATTTCCTGACTCCCCCTCATCACCTCATTCATAAAAGAAAcctaaagagaaaaggaaaatcaataGAGACTTTGATAaggcttaaggcctgtccacacaaggaaacattgtttggaaacaaagtttgcaaactgtttccaaGAAACCGTTTGCAAAcaatttgcaaactttgtttccaaacagtGTTTCCTATTATGGACAGACCTTTATATTTACACAataatatttccatatatttcaaCAAACGTCTTGCTTCATAAAACTTCCATTCACTCTTAAAAAGTGACTTGTTACAGCTTGCATCGTAAGGCATGTTAATCTTTCGTCTTTTTCTAGCAAATTATAACACGTGTTTCGCAATGAACATTTTTTCCAAAAAGCTTCTTCTTTGTCTGAACCCAATCTACTCCGCTTTTATCAAACATTCTATTATCTGCCTTTCTTACTGAACTCATTTCCTTCCAACCACCTTCCCTAATATACGAACTAATGTTATACTTCTGTAATTCTTAGTCAGACTCTTCGTATTGTTATCGTATCAAGGAAGACTTGAGCCCATCTATTGTTTCTTTGGAATCTTTTCTCTGTCCATGAATTCCATACAGTCAACTCTGTGTACCATACCGCAGTATGTTGCTTACAATGCCATCGGCTCCCATCACTTTTTCTGCCTACACTGCCACCTACCATCACTAATCCCTGCATATCATCTGGACGAAGAGGTAGGGTGTAATGACAAGTTGTTTTGACAATTGCAACGCTAAATCACAACTATTACCGttcataatttcattataatgtaAGACAGTATATTGGAGGTTCAACTCCAAGTTGCACGTATGGTTTTACAGGTAAGTCTCATATATGTGTTAAACACAGAAAATTATTTGTGCTAGATATTGTCGTACCtgtattttcttccatcttatggAAATGTTATATGCTCGGAATTCCCTGTTGGGAATTTGATGACACATTGTTTGAGATATTCCTGCAAATGCACTTCTCCATCCTTTTAGTTAACTTTGGTTTGTCCCTGTTTCTACTCAGGTTCCTGTGTTGCATTCTCCACTGACTCTGGCTTTGAGCAACCTGCTTCTTGTCTCTGTGGTGTGGGTGTGATGCTTGTTTAAAACTGCAAAGTGCTTAGCATTTGTACACGACACATAAATAAAGACAACCGTGTTCTAGTCACTATAGGCATCAGTTAGAGTAAGCACTCAGCTTTTCAAGTCACACTATTTTCAATTTCACGTTTACCTGTATTTCTGAAGTAGTTGCATATTTATTACAAGAGTATAGTATTAAGGTTCTGCAAAATTTAGGACAAAATGGAGTGAAAGTTGTCTATGAAATTTGAGAATTTATTGCacatagaaatagaaaaaatgttttcGTATTAAAAAATACTTGAGCATTTTAGGATTTCCGACTAAATGGAAACTATGAATGTTACTGAAACGTTCAGTGTAGTCATGAAAGATGTTAATCAGCCGAAGAAACCACCACTGTATCCACCAAATCCACCACCAAAACCTCCAAAACTTCCGCCGTATCCACCGTAGCCGAAGCCGTATCCGAAGGGTCTATAGCCGTAGCCGCCGAAGCCGTAGGGACTGCCTCCGAAGAAGAAGCGTCGGCTAGGTTCGGGTGCTGGCAGGGATCCAGTGACCTCCATCAGGGCAAAAAGGGCCACCATCGCCAACAGGGCAACGCCGATCTGCAAACGGAGCGAGGGAACTCAGTTTACGAAACCTTCAGGTGGTACTGAAGATAAATTACCTACATAGAAGACTTAGCCTCATTGAGGAAGGACATGACTCGTGACTAACTGCACTGGAAGTGAAGTAACTCAAATTTCTAACAATCGTTCAGCATAATAAGGAGTTACAGAATTAAAGAAGatatcatttttcaaatattagtCTTGATTAGATTGATTTCTAATTAATGTTTTACAATCCTTGCAGGAGCCAAAACATAATATTACCCTCACCGTTTTCATGCTGTATGGATTTGTCGTTTTCGTGGTTAGTCCTGAAAAACTGTTCCCCATCGTCAAATGCTAAGTTCTATATATACGAGGCCCAATCTAGTACTGAGAGTTGCCAACGATCTCTATATGCAAACTTGATTGTTAAGGAATTTTTCCGATATAAAGTTGATACCGAGTGCTATCATGTAATTGATGCTCATCTAATCTATGTCTGCTATTTAATCCTCTATGAATACGATAAGTACTCTAATTATCTTTGTTTAAAGAAACCTGACGTGAGGACAAAATCATAGCGTAACTATTGCGACGAAAGGGCCACACCCGGGGTTATCCTGTTCTGCAAGGTTTGGCAAACGTCTACTATAGCCCACCGGACCCTTATCCCAGAACAATCTTCCGCAATCATTAGTATTCTATTGTTAGATAAGGATCACCGTACACCGAATATCCAAATCCTACACTTATTTCATTTTAGAATTGAAGTAACGTCAGTAACAATAAAAGGTAATGAATaatattttcctaaaaaaaagtgacaagaATAACTGGGCAATGGCAATCTCGGGTTACCACATGGCCAAGTACCACTGTTGCCGGGTAGTAGCGCAAAAAtctcccccacacaaaaaaaaaaaaaaaaaaatgagaattatCCTAAAATGATGTAGAATTACCCACAAAATTACTAGTTTATGTTACATATATCTACAACTAATATCACTTGTAGGTGATTTAGTCTTTCATCTGTCAGAAATTCTCAGCagcaaataaataagcaaatggtTAACatctacataaataaacaaagacaaaaaacatAACCATAGCTGCTTATACAAGCAAGGATAAAACCTGAACTTACTCACGTCTTTGAAtatacattatcttcattatcatcattacatCGGTCCCACGTCGTTGacgtaaaagaaagaaaggaaaaaaaaaggctccTGCGAATCTCGACCAACTCGTTTGAATAATTCAGGAATCAGTCTGGTGGATGTTGCGGTAAAGATTATGTTGCCAGGGACAGATTCCTCAAGATTTTGTCGTaaactgtggtttttttttttattccagtcatCGTAAAGTTTTTTCCCCTTTAATGGACGAGTTTCAGTAATTTTAGATGCGAGAttacacgtacatacatagtacataatacatacccacacacacacacacacacacacacacatatatatatatatatatatatatatatatatgtgtgtgtgtgtgtgtgtgtgtgtgtgtgtgtgtatgtattatgtactatgtatgtatgcgtaatCTCGCATCTAAAATGACTACAACTCgttcattacaaaaaaaactctctctctctcttctcctctctctctctcgtctctctcctcctcctctcccctctcatcgtcctctctctcgctgtctctctctctctatctcctctctccaaATGTATGAATAGATTcctttaagatattttttttgtagacTTGCTGCTTTTAATTCCAGCAAGGGTAAAGATTGTTCCATTTATATAATCACGATTTTTAATACTTTCCGGGTATAAAAATCGTGCTATAAATGGAACAATCTTTACTNNNNNNNNNNNNNNNNNNNNNNNNNNNNNNNNNNNNNNNNNNNNNNNNNNNNNNNNNNNNNNNNNNNNNNNNNNNNNNNNNNNNNNNNNNNNNNNNNNNNNNNNNNNNNNNNNNNNNNNNNNNNNNNNNNNNNNNNNNNNNNNNNNNNNNNNNNNNNNNNNNNNNNNNNNNNNNNNNNNNNNNNNNNNNNNNNNNNNNNNNNNNNNNNNNNNNNNNNNNNNNNNNNNNNNNNNNNNNNNNNNNNNNNNNNNNNNNNNNNNNNNNNNNNNNNNNNNNNNNNNNNNNNNNNNNNNNNNNNNNNNNNNNNNNNNNNNNNNNNNNNNNNNNNNNNNNNNNNNNNNNNNNNNNNNNNNNNNNNNNNNNNNNNNNNNNNNNNNNNNNNNNNNNNNNNNNNNNNNNNNNNNNNNNNNNNNNNNNNNNNNNNNNNNNNNNNNNNNNNNNNNNNNNNNNNNNNNNNNNNNNNNNNNNNNNNNNNNNNNNNNNNNNNNNNNNNNNNNNNNGGAACAATCTTTACTCTTGCTGGAATTAAAAGCAGCAAGTCTACAAAAAATATCGTaaggaaactatatatatgtacatttggagagagagagagagagaggagagagagagagagacgagagagagagagagagagagagagagtttatttcaaGTGGGTTGTTTTCGATGAGACTGGTCTTTGAGCAGCAGGGCTCCAGGATTATTTCCAACATAAAGCCAAAAATTCCACAAACTTCGCTGGAAATTTCCTGTCGCAACTGAATGCCAGGAGCGCCAAAATTAGGGAAATTTCCCCAGTGGTGCGACACCTCCCGTTACTGACTGACCAGTGAGGACATGGTTGGCGGAACGTTGCTTAGAGCGTCCCATGGTCGTCGGTTGGTAAACTTTCAGATTCCGaaaacaaaatttagattttcttttggATAGACAGCATCTGCCTTCAGATGGTtaatattattgtattgtatttcttttaaaaatatgcttaaattccattgttttctttgtttgtttgttttaacaaccagtggttattcagcaacgggaccaacggctttacgtttcttccgaaccacgtcgagagtgaacttctatcaccagaaatacacatctctcactccccaatggaatgcccgagaatcgaactcacggccaccgaggtggcaggcccaAGACCATTTACCGGAATTTCACGCCACTTTAAGTCGCTTCCTTTTGTTTATTAGGTTTCCATTGGATTCGCCTTTTTTCCATGGCTGCCTACCACCAGTCCACCCGTCTGCAAAGTGAGCACCATCTTTGAGTTCATTAATAAAGGGCTTTGAGCTAGCAGCCTCATTCCTACGGTCATAGTGAGAAACCAGAAGGTTTGAAACTTctggcgcctcctcctcctccaaggggATGAAAAGCATATGGGTGAAAAGGATAATCTTGCACTTCACACATCGCAACTTCTGCAAAGACTGCAACGTTCCTTGCGTCACCTGCGGCGCGATTCTTCTCTACTGATCTAACTGCCATTCATAACATTTTTTCCTTGATGCTGATTGAATCCCCTCGATTTCCATCCTCATTCCATCTTTACTAACATTTATTACTTCACTTATCGGACACTTCCATATTACTTCACAGGTCTCTGCAGCTTCTCTTAACTGTCAGCAAATAATGCTGAATTAGCTGCAAACATCAGCCATTGCACAAACActgtcaaataaaaaagaaaattgcccCAGTTTTCATTTGACCCAAAATCAGCTGTTGTGACGGCTTGCACCTCATTACCATTTACACTATATTTCTTCTGTGCCTTTCTCTTTTCACTGGAATGAATGGCCTTAATAGTGAATATATGTCTGAATGAATATATCTTTATCAACGATAGGGTGGcttactgaaaataataaaaacggaaGGTACTTTATTTGAGAGTTTTCGAAGTCATAGCTTTCATCATCAAGCTGAAATTAAATACACAAGATAaaagcgataaaaaaaataatgactgaaATAATATCAGtgaatttttctgtttattcttgCAGGGTAGCTCTCAGGGTGACAGAGTGTTACAAGGAGGGTGTGATGGGAGAATGTAGccgaagttaagtatatctcaatTTAACTagacctctgagctgattaacagctctcctagggctggcccgaatgactATATATTTTAACATCGTtgggaaccaattagttacctaggaacgggaccttcagcttatgggatccgaaccacattatatcaagaaatgaatttatcatcaccagaaacaaattcctctgattccacgttggcagagcggcgaAACGAACTCGCCActatcg includes the following:
- the LOC135203960 gene encoding uncharacterized protein LOC135203960, producing the protein MGNSFSGLTTKTTNPYSMKTIGVALLAMVALFALMEVTGSLPAPEPSRRFFFGGSPYGFGGYGYRPFGYGFGYGGYGGSFGGFGGGFGGYSGGFFG